The Mammaliicoccus sciuri genome window below encodes:
- a CDS encoding excinuclease ABC subunit B: MLCEICGKEEATIQLTSTGKKHKTEQWICKNCASEHFYFQDDHMSDQNLDQEFVVNQFLQYLVGKHGINFKQVQPQEEKHCPTCGMTLTDIAKVGKFGCHDCYETFKDDVPQIIRRVQAGSGEHTGKIPVSSRSKIQLKQQIAEKEKILKGLIEEQAFEDAAVVRDEIKALKAEGEVE; the protein is encoded by the coding sequence ATGCTTTGTGAAATTTGTGGTAAAGAAGAAGCAACAATTCAATTAACATCAACAGGTAAGAAACATAAAACAGAACAATGGATATGTAAAAACTGTGCTTCAGAACATTTTTATTTCCAAGATGATCATATGAGTGATCAAAATTTGGACCAAGAATTTGTTGTGAACCAATTTCTACAATATTTAGTAGGTAAACATGGTATTAACTTTAAACAAGTTCAACCACAAGAAGAAAAGCACTGTCCTACTTGTGGCATGACTTTAACAGATATTGCTAAAGTTGGTAAGTTTGGTTGTCATGACTGCTATGAAACTTTTAAAGATGATGTACCGCAAATTATTAGAAGAGTTCAAGCAGGCAGTGGGGAGCATACAGGTAAAATACCTGTATCTTCAAGAAGTAAAATACAACTCAAACAACAAATTGCTGAGAAAGAAAAAATACTCAAAGGCTTAATTGAAGAGCAAGCCTTTGAAGATGCAGCAGTTGTAAGAGATGAAATAAAAGCATTGAAAGCAGAAGGTGAGGTCGAGTAA